The following are encoded together in the Mammaliicoccus vitulinus genome:
- a CDS encoding DUF4352 domain-containing protein: MANSNQTDQNPFNQNTSEQQNSQQNSQQNNPFNDSNANNQPQQSGNGNGSSMKPWLFGCGGCLIIFIILAVILGACAAGPIKDQIDDFTNNKTEEASTEEETTEENSTEEESTEEESTEEETTEEPTTEENSTEEDDNDSSIVNRNTSVGSPISVFGTKVTVEKAEFVEPTSKYSKPTKDKILKVSYKLENINNSSLIVGDTNFGITADGSRVSKFYGMDDTNDGFSFSLKPGQSDTGYAYYDVPEADQYDVYLQLRSSDKRYKMKWEIEENDVK; encoded by the coding sequence ATGGCTAATTCTAATCAGACAGATCAGAATCCTTTTAACCAAAACACCTCAGAACAACAAAATTCGCAACAAAATTCACAACAAAATAATCCATTTAATGATTCTAATGCTAATAATCAGCCGCAACAATCGGGAAACGGCAATGGTTCTAGTATGAAACCTTGGTTATTTGGTTGTGGTGGATGTTTAATTATATTCATTATTTTAGCTGTGATTTTAGGAGCATGTGCTGCTGGTCCTATAAAAGACCAAATTGATGATTTCACAAACAACAAGACAGAAGAAGCGTCAACTGAAGAAGAGACTACAGAGGAAAATTCTACTGAAGAAGAATCAACTGAAGAAGAATCAACTGAAGAAGAGACTACAGAAGAACCTACTACTGAGGAAAACTCTACTGAAGAAGATGATAACGATTCATCTATCGTAAATAGAAACACATCAGTCGGTAGTCCAATTAGTGTTTTCGGTACGAAAGTGACGGTTGAAAAAGCAGAATTTGTTGAACCAACTTCTAAATACAGTAAGCCTACTAAAGATAAAATATTAAAAGTTTCATACAAACTAGAAAATATTAATAACTCAAGCTTAATTGTTGGTGATACAAACTTCGGAATTACAGCTGACGGTAGCCGAGTTTCAAAATTTTATGGTATGGATGACACAAATGACGGGTTCTCATTTAGTCTAAAACCTGGTCAATCTGATACAGGATATGCATACTACGATGTGCCAGAAGCAGATCAATACGATGTATATTTACAATTACGTTCATCAGATAAACGTTACAAAATGAAATGGGAAATTGAAGAAAACGATGTAAAGTAA
- a CDS encoding CsbD family protein, which yields MADESKFEQAKGNVKETVGNATDNKDLENEGKKDKTSGKAKETVENVKSKANDVIDKFKK from the coding sequence ATGGCAGACGAAAGTAAATTCGAACAAGCAAAAGGTAATGTTAAAGAAACAGTTGGTAATGCAACAGATAATAAAGATTTAGAAAACGAAGGTAAAAAAGATAAAACTTCAGGCAAAGCCAAAGAAACAGTTGAAAACGTTAAAAGTAAAGCAAACGATGTTATTGATAAATTCAAAAAATAA
- a CDS encoding organic hydroperoxide resistance protein — translation MATQYETKATNTGGRKGHVYTDDKAIDVDVLPPQQADGKATNPEQLFAAGYASCFNGAFDLILKQNKVRDAEPEVTLTVRLVEDENAESPKLEVDIDAKVKNVSQEDAEKYLKDAHDFCPYSKATRDNIDVKLNVEAV, via the coding sequence ATGGCAACTCAATATGAAACAAAAGCAACAAACACTGGTGGACGTAAAGGTCATGTTTATACAGATGATAAAGCAATCGATGTAGACGTGTTACCACCACAACAAGCTGACGGTAAAGCTACGAACCCTGAACAATTATTCGCTGCAGGTTATGCTTCATGTTTCAACGGTGCTTTCGATTTAATTCTAAAACAAAACAAAGTGCGTGACGCTGAACCAGAAGTTACGTTAACTGTACGTTTAGTAGAAGATGAAAATGCTGAAAGTCCAAAACTAGAAGTAGATATTGATGCTAAAGTTAAAAACGTATCTCAAGAAGACGCAGAAAAATATTTAAAAGATGCTCATGACTTCTGTCCTTACTCTAAAGCAACTAGAGATAATATAGATGTTAAATTAAATGTTGAAGCTGTTTAA
- a CDS encoding MFS transporter produces MKFKRKNVNVVDASKTKKTVVATGIGNAIEWFDFGLYAQLAVIISMNFFGNMPKEIQLASTFAVFAFAFIVRPIGGIFFSHLGDKHGRKVVLSTTIIMMALSTLALGLLPTQHQIGIWAPILLLIVRMVQSFSTGGEYAGAMTYIAEISPDKARGKLGSGLEIGTLSGSILAAALVGIMYAVLSDEQMASWGWRIPFIIAAPLGIIGVYLRNNLDESPAYETSLEEQEELEYSYKDIFRKYWRDIIVCFTGVAFLNVANYMVLSYMPSFLNGTIDLGGTMSSILSTLTMAAMIPAVFFFGWYSDKVGNKNTILFGLIGFSLFSVLAFWLMSIPSIPVIIMGLFIIALFMSTFEGVMPSVLPSIFYTKVRLRTLSLVYNIGAAIFGGLTPFILTTLVETTGQKIAPSYYLTFINVVGLLIFLFMFKTTSNKSLKGSYPNVDNKEDLQEVYENPKDALWWNKDEGTKKS; encoded by the coding sequence ATGAAATTCAAGAGAAAGAACGTCAACGTTGTAGACGCTAGTAAAACTAAAAAAACGGTTGTCGCAACAGGGATCGGTAATGCGATTGAGTGGTTCGACTTTGGACTTTATGCTCAATTGGCAGTAATTATCAGTATGAACTTCTTTGGTAATATGCCAAAAGAAATTCAACTGGCATCAACATTTGCCGTATTTGCTTTTGCTTTTATAGTTAGACCAATAGGTGGTATATTCTTTAGCCATCTTGGAGATAAACATGGGCGTAAAGTCGTGCTATCAACAACGATTATTATGATGGCATTATCTACGTTAGCTTTAGGTCTTTTACCTACGCAACATCAAATAGGAATTTGGGCACCTATTCTGTTATTGATTGTTAGAATGGTACAGTCATTCTCAACAGGCGGTGAATATGCAGGTGCTATGACATACATAGCTGAAATTTCACCAGACAAGGCGAGAGGTAAATTAGGAAGCGGACTTGAAATAGGTACTTTGTCAGGAAGTATATTAGCTGCAGCGCTTGTTGGTATCATGTATGCAGTGCTTAGTGACGAACAAATGGCTTCATGGGGATGGAGAATACCTTTCATTATTGCAGCACCTTTAGGAATTATAGGTGTTTATTTGAGAAATAATTTAGATGAGAGCCCAGCATATGAAACCTCACTTGAAGAACAAGAAGAGCTTGAGTATTCTTATAAAGATATATTTAGAAAATATTGGAGAGACATTATCGTCTGCTTCACAGGTGTAGCATTCTTGAACGTTGCGAACTATATGGTGCTGTCATATATGCCGTCCTTCTTGAATGGTACGATAGATTTAGGTGGAACGATGAGTAGTATACTGAGTACTTTAACCATGGCAGCCATGATACCAGCAGTATTCTTCTTTGGTTGGTACAGTGATAAAGTGGGTAATAAAAACACCATTTTATTTGGACTTATAGGATTTAGTTTATTCTCAGTTTTAGCTTTTTGGTTAATGAGTATTCCATCAATTCCAGTTATTATTATGGGATTATTCATAATTGCATTATTCATGTCTACATTTGAAGGTGTGATGCCTTCAGTGTTACCAAGTATATTCTATACTAAAGTAAGACTTAGAACATTATCACTTGTATATAATATTGGTGCTGCAATATTTGGTGGTTTAACACCATTTATTTTGACGACTCTTGTTGAAACAACCGGTCAAAAAATTGCACCATCATATTATTTAACATTTATTAATGTAGTAGGCTTGCTCATATTCTTGTTTATGTTTAAAACGACTTCAAATAAATCATTAAAAGGATCATATCCTAACGTTGATAATAAAGAAGACTTACAAGAAGTATATGAAAATCCAAAAGATGCATTATGGTGGAATAAAGATGAAGGAACAAAAAAATCATAA
- a CDS encoding nucleoside hydrolase, which translates to MQTVYFNHDGGVDDLISLFLLLQMDDVNLIGVSAIGADSYVEPATNASCKIINRFSSQQLDVAPSKERGKNPFPKDWRMHAFLVDAMPILNEEMDKQSTISNKEAYEDMIEKVMASSEKVIMLLTGPLTDLAKSLKVEPRIEDRIERVVWMGGTLLDKGNVEEPEHDGTAEWNAYWDPEAVQTVFDTNITIDMVALESTNQVPLTPDIRKRWANERRYEGVDFMGICYALVPPLTHFVTNSTYFLWDVLTTAYVGKPELVKKEKQKISVITDGPSQGRTFKSEEGRTVNIINDVDRDGFFDFMTDLAKKI; encoded by the coding sequence ATGCAGACAGTTTATTTTAACCATGATGGTGGCGTAGATGATTTAATTTCTTTGTTTTTATTATTGCAAATGGATGATGTGAATTTGATTGGTGTAAGTGCAATTGGTGCAGATAGTTACGTTGAACCTGCAACAAATGCTTCATGTAAAATCATTAATCGCTTTTCGTCTCAACAATTAGATGTTGCCCCATCTAAAGAAAGAGGGAAAAATCCTTTTCCTAAAGATTGGAGAATGCATGCATTTTTAGTAGATGCAATGCCGATTTTAAATGAAGAAATGGATAAGCAATCTACTATTTCTAATAAAGAAGCTTATGAAGATATGATTGAAAAGGTAATGGCTAGTTCTGAAAAGGTCATCATGTTATTGACGGGACCTTTAACGGATTTAGCTAAAAGTTTAAAAGTTGAACCTAGAATAGAAGATCGTATCGAAAGAGTCGTATGGATGGGTGGAACATTGTTGGATAAAGGTAATGTTGAAGAACCAGAACATGATGGTACAGCAGAGTGGAATGCTTACTGGGATCCAGAAGCTGTTCAAACAGTATTTGATACGAATATAACAATTGATATGGTTGCGCTAGAAAGTACAAACCAAGTGCCATTAACGCCAGACATTCGTAAACGTTGGGCTAATGAAAGACGATATGAAGGTGTTGATTTTATGGGAATTTGTTATGCACTTGTTCCACCGTTAACACACTTTGTTACCAATTCTACTTATTTCTTATGGGATGTATTAACAACAGCATATGTTGGCAAGCCAGAACTTGTAAAAAAAGAAAAACAAAAAATTTCGGTAATAACAGATGGTCCTAGCCAAGGTAGAACTTTTAAAAGTGAAGAAGGCAGAACGGTCAATATTATCAATGATGTTGATAGAGATGGATTCTTTGATTTTATGACGGATTTAGCTAAAAAAATATAA
- a CDS encoding DUF4352 domain-containing protein — MSSILFALLWVIISIAFITTLVITVVKYAKEKQYSSYLVSTILLFVIGVISFVFIFVSLSFDKEYSYDQLFKEDKPKQVKHISDTPKKDLKDLKIGDKIIVDGLEVTVTKAEFVLPDDGYSYSQNGKILKINYKFKNLEKDKKFIDNSNFKLTIDGEVQPQFNGMKDNKGGFQHQLDKGKSGSSYLYYDVVDTDKYQVEMDIKPSKKTYKANWNIAKKDIKEDLNSGRTSEEAPPQEPQTYEQNTVQQPNNSAEEQRKLDEAEKKRQQDAKDKAAKEEADKKSAEDEKAHQEEADKKAEDEQAAKDKAAEDKAAEDEKQQAAEDKAAEEQAAKDKAAEQQKAKQEQEAEQNRREEQAAAEREKQQQQQQEQAAQREKERAAQQAAQKERDRAAEPKQSQRDSNSSEER, encoded by the coding sequence ATGAGTAGTATACTTTTTGCGTTATTATGGGTTATTATATCCATCGCCTTTATTACTACTTTGGTTATCACAGTAGTAAAATATGCCAAAGAAAAACAGTATAGTAGCTATTTAGTAAGTACAATTTTACTATTCGTAATTGGTGTTATTAGTTTTGTTTTTATTTTTGTAAGTTTATCTTTTGATAAAGAGTATTCATATGATCAATTATTTAAAGAAGACAAGCCAAAGCAAGTGAAACATATATCTGATACACCTAAAAAAGACTTAAAAGATTTAAAGATTGGTGACAAAATTATCGTAGACGGTTTAGAAGTGACAGTTACTAAAGCCGAGTTTGTACTTCCTGATGACGGCTATTCATATTCACAAAATGGCAAAATATTAAAAATCAATTATAAATTCAAAAATTTAGAAAAAGATAAAAAGTTTATTGATAATTCTAATTTTAAATTAACAATTGATGGTGAAGTACAACCGCAATTTAATGGTATGAAAGATAATAAAGGCGGTTTTCAACATCAACTAGATAAAGGGAAATCTGGTTCTAGTTATTTATATTATGATGTAGTGGATACGGATAAATATCAAGTGGAAATGGACATTAAACCATCTAAGAAAACATATAAAGCAAACTGGAATATCGCAAAAAAAGATATTAAAGAAGACTTGAATAGTGGAAGAACGAGCGAAGAAGCGCCACCACAAGAGCCACAAACTTATGAACAAAATACAGTTCAACAGCCTAATAATTCTGCTGAAGAACAGAGAAAATTAGACGAAGCAGAGAAAAAACGTCAACAAGACGCTAAAGATAAAGCGGCTAAAGAAGAGGCAGATAAAAAATCAGCCGAAGATGAGAAAGCACACCAAGAAGAAGCCGATAAAAAAGCTGAAGACGAACAAGCAGCGAAAGACAAAGCAGCCGAAGATAAAGCGGCTGAAGACGAAAAGCAACAAGCAGCTGAAGATAAAGCAGCTGAAGAACAAGCTGCCAAAGACAAAGCAGCTGAGCAACAAAAAGCTAAACAAGAGCAAGAAGCTGAACAGAACCGACGTGAAGAACAAGCTGCTGCCGAACGTGAAAAGCAACAACAGCAACAACAAGAACAAGCAGCCCAAAGAGAAAAAGAACGTGCAGCGCAACAAGCAGCCCAAAAAGAGAGAGATAGAGCAGCTGAACCGAAACAATCTCAACGTGACTCAAACTCATCTGAAGAACGTTAG